Part of the Anopheles coluzzii chromosome 3, AcolN3, whole genome shotgun sequence genome is shown below.
TTCTTCGAAAACCCAAAGCTCAGCGTTCCTTACTTACTTTTCCAACATCAAGTTGTGGACACAGTGTGCTGCGGTTAGGACGTACCGCTCCTGGATCAAGGTCCCTACGCACCGTCCCTTGGTGGTGCTCTTCGAACGCTGAATCTCCAAGTAAACGGCCCACGCGTGGACGTTCTCATCGTCTTCCACCTTGGAAAAGACGAGTGCCAAGGGCGGTAACTCACCGCAACGTGCCGGCAGCACATCCTTCAAATGATCGTAACGAACAGTGGTTCTGGAGGTACCCATTGTGGTACGCATTCGTCTTGTTGCAGATGTAGTAGGCGTAGTGAAAGACTCAGATACTCGTTGCGAGGTAATTCGCACTTGTGTTGATCTTCTCGTAGGTACATCTGGAAGAGAAGTCCttacagtagtagtagtagaagtagtagcaATTGATGTAATAGGCATAGTAGCAGACGTAGATACAGTAGCAGGTGTTCGTCTTCTCTCCCATGTAGTAGGTGTAGTAGTAGTCATAGTAATGGAGGTAAACACCGTAGGAAGCGTCCGTCTTCTCGTAGTTGTGCTCCGTTGCGGAATAAGTCGTACCCGTGCGGATCTAGTTGTAGGTGTAGGTAGAACAGTAGTACGTCTGgtaatagtagtagcagcagttgATGCTGCCGTTTTATTCATTCTTGAAGGTATTGATTGCGCGGATTCACAACAAACCTGAAATGATCGTTGCACATGACGTAACTGATACTTCGGCCATTCCCTTCGTTAGAATACATACGATCGGGTCGGATGAGCTCTCATCACTTTCGCAGGCACGCAATACCGCCCTTATCTGTTGCGTTTCCCACGCATATAGCACATTTCGAGTCGTCAGCTCCGCTATCTTGGAACACTCGTCAATACGGATGCATCGTCCAGATCGTCCGTTCGGTAGGATACATGCCTGATTCAGCCCTCGTTGACCGAGTATAGCATTAACCAGAAGCAGCACGAGCCCCAAAAACCTGATTTTGTATACCATTTGTGACAAAacgggtgtgtttgttttctccgCGCCAAACAATGCACATGCACTTTAGCGAATAAAAAGCTTTAGGACTAGAGACACTTCGGACAGGATGTTGCTTGTTGTGCCTTTAATCGGGAACTAAGCCCTTATCGGCAGCAATTGGTCGTTCGGTACAGATGATCGCTACCACTACCACAGTCGGGAAGAAATCAATTCCAGGCATTAACCCAttgattaattgtttattgtgGCTTTGATACTATAAGGGaaggtttatgtgtgtgtgtcgcactACAAACATAATACTATCACAGCAGCTGGAAGCATCAGTGCCGTTGTTGAATGTTGTCCAAGATCCAGTCCGTGTACTGTTGAACGTTTAAGGAAACTACCGGGAACTCACTGCTCGTGGCACCGACTCCATAATTAATCAACCCAATCAAGTACCAGGTGCCATCCTTCCGATACATCAGCGGACCCCCGGAAAAGCCCGAAAATGCGTCATTCCCAGTGATGGTAATAGTGCAGATATTTCGTTCCGAAATGATCACCCTCCCGGCCAGGGCCACTCTCAACGAGTCCATCCTTGCCTGGCACAGTTCCAGCGAGATACGTTCCAGTGTCATCCACTGCTTGCTGTCATTGGGCTTTCCTACAATTTCAGAGCACAACATCAACTAATCTCCACCACCAAAAACATGACTTTTTGCACTCCCGTGTGCCTTACCGTAAGCATTAAGACCCCAACCGAAGCAGCTAAGTGTGTATCCAACGGAAGCAACTGGATCATGCTTCTTTCCCATCGGAATACAGATCGGGCTGGGTGAGTTACCTTCCGGCGTAATGCTTCCGTTGAGCCGCAGCAACGCAATATCATGATCACGTGTGGTGGTGTTGTACTGCTCGTGAATAATTGCCTCCCGCACGTACATTGGCTCAACATCTCCCTGGTAACCACCCGACACTGTGTCGTGCTTAACGTGCAGCGCACTGACATACAACAACATCCTTGAAATCAGATAGAGATTTCAAATATGAGCACGATAAGTAGGTGCGCAAGTTACTCATCGCCAAAGCATCGCTGAACCTACCCTTGCGGTTTCTTAACACAATGTGCCGCTGTTAGTACATACTCGGGTGTAATCAAGCTTCCCGCGCATCGACTTCTCCTACCCTTGTAGGCTATAAACACACCAAACGAAGAATCAAGCGATGCGCGCCCAATCGATCCACTGTCCATTCCGAGGTGCGTCTGCAGACAGCTGTCCGAGTCGA
Proteins encoded:
- the LOC120956412 gene encoding CLIP domain-containing serine protease 14D-like yields the protein MGNGFIVLLCIIQLSFAQGKVSFGRGPSCRTSTGTQGWCVGLKHCPKLKVIDEKPYISRHDMHLLIGASGACPVNSEQYCCAEADIRRRSRTTVKVPMPEPDEDNSILDSDSCLQTHLGMDSGSIGRASLDSSFGVFIAYKGRRSRCAGSLITPEYVLTAAHCVKKPQGMLLYVSALHVKHDTVSGGYQGDVEPMYVREAIIHEQYNTTTRDHDIALLRLNGSITPEGNSPSPICIPMGKKHDPVASVGYTLSCFGWGLNAYGKPNDSKQWMTLERISLELCQARMDSLRVALAGRVIISERNICTITITGNDAFSGFSGGPLMYRKDGTWYLIGLINYGVGATSSEFPVVSLNVQQYTDWILDNIQQRH